One Setaria viridis chromosome 7, Setaria_viridis_v4.0, whole genome shotgun sequence genomic region harbors:
- the LOC117865657 gene encoding LOW QUALITY PROTEIN: pectinesterase (The sequence of the model RefSeq protein was modified relative to this genomic sequence to represent the inferred CDS: inserted 1 base in 1 codon; deleted 1 base in 1 codon) codes for MAKALLGGLSAILVVAVVVGVVATVTRSGKKAGDSFTVPGEASLAXLRQVGPVAVRADSVQGVVREDPVRGHQWHREPQGRLPQRRQGGAGVGQVGDGAVQGHRRGQSSDSMTESAREDCKKLLEDAVDDLKGMLEMAGGDIKVLFSRSDDLETWLTGVMTFMDTCIDGFVDEKLKADMHSVLRNATELSSNALAITNSLGGLLKKLDLDMFKKDSRRRLLSEQDEQGYPVWMRSPERKLMAAGNQPKPNAVVAQDGSGQFKSIQQAVDAMPKGNTGRYVIYVKAGLYNEMVMIPKDKVNIFMYGDGPKKTRVTGRKSFADGITTMKTATFSIEASGFICKNMGFHNTAGAERHQAVALRVQGDLAAFYNCRFDAFQDTLYVHARRQFFRNCVISGTIDFIFGNSAAVFQNCLIITRRPMDNQQNSVTAHGRTDPNMKSGLVIQNCRLVPDQKLFPDRFKIPSYLGRPWKEFSRLVIMESTIADFIKPEGYMPWNGDFGLKTLYYAEYNNRGPGAGTSQRVKWPGYRGVITRQEAEQFTAGPFIDGATWLKFTGTPNILGFKF; via the exons ATGGCAAAGGCTCTCCTAGGTGGCCTGTCGGCGATCCTCGTCGTGGCGGTGGTCGTCGGCGTGGTCGCCACCGTGACCCGCTCCGGCAAGAAGGCCGGCGACAGCTTCACCGTCCCCGGGGAGGCCTCCCTTG ACCTCCGGCAAGTCGGTCCAGTCGCTGTGCGCGCCGACTCTGTACAAGGAGTCGTGCGAGAAGACCCTGTCCGGGGCCACCAATGGCACCGAGAACCCCAAGGACGTCTTCCACAGCGTCGCCAAGGTGGCGCTGGAGTCGGTCAAGTCGGCGATGGAGCAGtccaaggccatcggcgaggccAA TCCAGCGATTCCATGACGGAGAGCGCGCGCGAGGACTGCAAGAAGCTCCTCGAGGACGCCGTCGACGACCTCAAGGGCATGCtcgagatggccggcggcgacatCAAGGTGCTCTTCAGCCGCTCCGACGACCTCGAGACGTGGCTCACGGGCGTGATGACGTTCATGGACACCTGCATCGACGGGTTCGTGGACGAGAAGCTCAAGGCCGACATGCACTCCGTGCTGCGCAACGCCACCGAACTCAGCAGCAACGCGCTCGCCATCACCAACAGCCTCGGCGGCCTCCTGAAGAAGCTGGACCtcgacatgttcaagaaggactcgcgccgccgcctcctgtcGGAGCAGGACGAGCAGGGCTACCCCGTGTGGATGAGGTCGCCGGAGAGGAAGCTGATGGCGGCGGGCAACCAGCCGAAGCCGAACGCCGTGGTGGCCCAGGACGGCAGCGGGCAGTTCAAGTCCATCCAGCAGGCCGTGGACGCCATGCCCAAGGGCAACACGGGCAGGTACGTCATCTACGTGAAGGCCGGCCTATACAACGAGATGGTGATGATCCCCAAGGACAAGGTCAACATCTTCATGTACGGCGACGGGCCCAAGAAAACCCGCGTCACCGGCCGCAAGAGCTTCGCCGACGGCATCACCACCATGAAGACCGCCACCTTCT CCATCGAGGCGTCCGGGTTCATCTGCAAGAACATGGGGTTCCACAACACGGCCGGCGCGGAGAGGCACCAGGCGGTGGCGCTCCGTGTGCAGGGCGACCTGGCGGCGTTCTACAACTGCCGGTTCGACGCGTTCCAGGACACGCTGTACGTGCACGCCAGGCGCCAGTTCTTCCGCAACTGCGTCATATCCGGGACCATCGACTTCATCTTCGGCAACTCGGCGGCCGTGTTCCAGAACTGCCTCATCATCACGCGGCGGCCCATGGACAACCAGCAGAACTCGGTGACGGCGCACGGGCGCACCGACCCCAACATGAAGTCCGGCCTCGTCATCCAGAACTGCCGCCTGGTGCCCGACCAGAAGCTCTTCCCCGACCGCTTCAAGATCCCCTCCTACCTGGGCCGGCCATGGAAGGAGTTCTCGCGCCTCGTCATCATGGAGAGCACCATCGCCGACTTCATCAAGCCCGAGGGGTACATGCCATGGAACGGCGACTTCGGGCTCAAGACGCTCTACTACGCCGAGTACAACAACCGCGGCCCGGGAGCCGGCACCAGCCAGAGGGTCAAGTGGCCCGGGTACCGCGGCGTCATCACCAGGCAGGAGGCCGAGCAGTTCACCGCCGGGCCGTTCATCGACGGTGCGACATGGCTCAAGTTCACCGGCACGCCCAACATCCTCGGGTTCAAGTTCTAA
- the LOC117864061 gene encoding ABC transporter B family member 19, translating into MAEDAGKAEAGSCSGGGGCEAVKKRPEQSVAFHELFGFADPLDWLLMAAGSAGAVVHGAAMPVFFLLFGELVNGFGKNQHNLRRMTDEVSKYSLYFVYLGLVVCASSYLEIACWMYTGERQVGALRRRYLEAVLRQDVGFFDTDARTGDVVFSVSTDTLLVQDAIGEKVGNFIHYLATFLAGLVVGFVSAWRLALLSIAVIPGIAFAGGLYAYTLTGLTSKSRDSYANAGIIAEQAIAQVRTVYSYVGETKALNSYSEAIQNTLKLGYKAGMAKGLGIGCTYGIACMSWALVFWYAGVFIRNGQTDGGKAFTAIFSAIVGGLSLGQSFSNLGAFSKGKIAGYKLLEVIRQRPTIVQDTADGRCLDEVHGNIEFKEVAFSYPSRPDVMIFRDFSLFFPAGKTAAVVGGSGSGKSTVVALIERFYDPNQGQVLLDNVDIKTLQLKWLRDQIGLVNQEPALFATTILENILYGKPDATMAEVEAAATSANAHSFIALLPNGYNTHVGERGLQLSGGQKQRIAIARAMLKNPKILLLDEATSALDAGSESIVQEALDRLMVGRTTVVVAHRLSTIRCVDMIAVIQQGQVVETGTHDELLAKGSSGAYAALIRFQETARNRACPSTRKSRSSRLSNSLSTRSLSLRSGSLRNLSYSYSTGADGRIEMVSNADNDRKYPAPRGYFFKLLKLNAPEWPYTILGAIGSILSGFIGPTFAIVMSNMIEVFYYRNPNKMESKTREYVFIYIGTGLYAVVAYLVQHYFFSIMGENLTTRVRRMMLAVILRNDVGWFDQEENNSSLVAARLATDAADVKSAIAERISVILQNMTSLLVSFVVGFIIEWRVALLILITFPLLVLANFAQQLSMKGFAGDTAKAHAKTSMIAGEGVSNIRTVAAFNAQDKILSLFCGELRVPQMYSLRRSQISGALFGLSQLSLYASEALILWFGAHLVRTHVSTFSKVIKVFVVLVITANSVAETVSLAPEIVRGGESIRSVFAILNSRTRIDPDEPDTEQVESVRGEIDFRHVDFAYPTRPDVMVFKDFSLRIRAGQSQALVGASGSGKSTVIALIERFYDPLAGKVMIDGRDIRRLNLKSLRLKIGLVQQEPVLFATSILENIAYGKDGATEEEVVEAAKAANVHGFVSALPDGYRTPVGERGVQLSGGQKQRIAIARAVLKDPAVLLLDEATSALDAESECVLQEALERIMKGRTAVLVAHRLSTIRGVDSIAVVQDGRVVEQGSHGDLVSRPDGAYSRLLQLQLHHG; encoded by the exons ATGGCGGAGGATGCGgggaaggcggaggcggggagctgcagcggcggtggcgggtgcGAGGCGGTCAAGAAGCGGCCGGAGCAGAGCGTGGCGTTCCACGAGCTGTTCGGCTTCGCGGACCCGCTGGACTGGCTGCTCATGGCGGCCGGGAGCGCGGGCGCCGTCGTGCACGGCGCCGCCATGCcggtcttcttcctcctcttcggcGAGCTCGTCAACGGCTTCGGCAAGAACCAGCACAACCTCCGACGCATGACGGACGAGGTGTCCAAG TACTCGCTCTATTTCGTCTACCTCGGCCTCGTCGTCTGCGCCTCGTCGTACCTGG AAATCGCGTGCTGGATGTACACGGGGGAGCGCCAGGTGGgcgcgctgcggcggcgctACCTGGAGGCCGTGCTGCGGCAGGACGTGGGCTTCTTCGACACCGACGCGCGCACCGGCGACGTCGTCTTCAGCGTCTCCACGGACACGCTCCTCGTCCAGGACGCCATTGGCGAGAAG GTCGGCAACTTCATCCACTACCTCGCGACGTTCCTGGCCGGGCTGGTCGTCGGGTTCGTCTCGGCCTGGCGGTTGGCGCTACTCAGCATCGCCGTCATCCCGGGCATCGCCTTCGCCGGCGGGCTGTACGCATACACGCTCACCGGCCTCACCTCCAAGAGCCGGGACTCGTACGCCAATGCCGGAATCATAGCCGAGCAG GCTATCGCCCAGGTGAGGACGGTCTACTCTTATGTGGGGGAGACCAAGGCTCTGAATTCGTACTCGGAGGCGATTCAGAACACACTGAAGCTTGGGTACAAGGCCGGGATGGCGAAGGGGCTTGGCATTGGCTGCACCTATGGAATTGCTTGTATGTCATGGGCATTGGTGTTCTGGTATGCTGGCGTGTTCATCCGGAATGGCCAGACAGATGGTGGGAAGGCCTTCACTGCAATTTTCTCAGCAATCGTCGGCGGACT GAGCCTGGGGCAATCATTTTCAAATCTTGGAGCATTCAGCAAAGGGAAAATTGCGGGCTACAAGCTGCTGGAGGTGATAAGGCAGAGGCCAACGATAGTTCAGGACACTGCGGATGGAAGGTGCCTCGATGAAGTTCATGGCAACATAGAATTCAAGGAAGTGGCATTCAGCTATCCTTCACGCCCGGATGTCATGATTTTCCGTGacttttctctcttcttccccGCTGGAAAAACTGCTGCAGTTGTTGGAGGCAGTGGGTCTGGAAAGAGCACTGTTGTTGCTCTCATTGAGCGGTTTTATGATCCTAATCAGG GGCAAGTTTTGCTGGACAATGTGGACATCAAGACGCTGCAATTGAAGTGGCTCAGGGATCAGATTGGTTTGGTGAATCAAGAGCCGGCCCTTTTTGCAACTACAATCCTTGAGAATATTCTTTATGGCAAGCCTGATGCCACGATGGCTGAGGTTGAGGCTGCTGCTACTTCAGCCAATGCCCATAGCTTCATTGCTCTTCTTCCTAACGGCTACAACACTCAT gTGGGTGAGAGGGGGCTGCAGCTCTCTGGTGGTCAGAAGCAACGTATTGCCATTGCCCGTGCAATGCTGAAGAATCCAAAGATCCTGCTTCTAGATGAGGCCACAAGTGCACTTGATGCTGGTTCAGAGAGTATTGTTCAAGAAGCCCTTGATCGCTTAATGGTTGGAAGGACCACCGTTGTGGTTGCACACAGATTATCGACCATAAGATGTGTTGACATGATCGCCGTGATCCAGCAAGGGCAAGTTGTTGAGACTGGTACTCATGATGAACTCCTTGCCAAGGGTAGCTCAGGAGCTTATGCCGCTCTCATAAGATTTCAAGAGACAGCTAGAAACCGTGCGTGCCCATCAACCCGCAAGTCCCGGTCATCCCGCTTGAGCAACTCCCTGTCCACGCGGTCACTGAGCCTCAGGTCAGGAAGCTTGAGGAACCTGAGCTACTCATACAGCACGGGCGCTGACGGCCGCATTGAGATGGTTTCCAACGCCGACAATGACCGGAAGTACCCAGCACCAAGGGGTTACTTCTTCAAACTCCTTAAGCTGAACGCACCGGAGTGGCCCTACACCATACTGGGCGCCATTGGGTCCATCCTGTCTGGGTTTATTGGACCGACATTCGCCATTGTGATGAGCAACATGATCGAAGTGTTCTATTACCGGAACCCCAACAAAATGGAAAGCAAGACCAGGGAGTACGTGTTCATTTACATCGGCACTGGGCTGTATGCCGTTGTCGCGTACCTCGTCCAGCACTACTTCTTCAGCATCATGGGCGAGAACCTGACCACCAGGGTGCGGAGGATGATGCTCGCCG TGATCTTGAGGAACGATGTGGGATGGTTCGATCAGGAGGAGAACAATTCCAGCCTAGTTGCGGCTCGCCTCGCCACCGACGCTGCGGACGTGAAGTCTGCCATCGCTGAGCGCATATCGGTCATCCTGCAGAACATGACCTCCCTCCTCGTGTCCTTCGTGGTCGGCTTCATCATTGAGTGGCGGGTcgccctcctcatcctcatcaccTTCCCACTCCTCGTGCTTGCCAACTTCGCCCAG CAACTGTCGATGAAGGGCTTCGCGGGCGACACCGCCAAGGCGCACGCCAAGACGAGCATGATCGCCGGGGAGGGCGTGAGCAACATCCGCACGGTGGCGGCGTTCAACGCGCAGGACAAGATCCTGTCCCTCTTCTGCGGCGAGCTGCGCGTGCCGCAGATGTACAGCCTGCGCCGCAGCCAGATCTCCGGCGCGCTCTTCGGCCTCTCCCAGCTCTCGCTGTACGCCTCGGAGGCGCTCATCCTCTGGTTCGGTGCGCACCTCGTCCGCACCCACGTGTCCACCTTCTCCAAGGTCATCAAGGTGTTCGTGGTCCTGGTGATCACGGCCAACTCCGTCGCCGAGACCGTCAGCCTCGCGCCGGAGATCGTCCGCGGCGGGGAGTCCATCCGCTCCGTGTTCGCCATCCTCAACAGCCGGACGCGCATCGACCCCGACGAGCCGGACACGGAGCAGGTGGAGTCGGTCCGCGGCGAGATCGACTTCCGCCACGTCGACTTCGCGTACCCGACGCGCCCCGACGTGATGGTGTTCAAGGACTTCAGCCTGAGGATCCGGGCCGGGCAGAGCCAGGCGCTGGTCGGCGCCAGCGGGTCCGGGAAGAGCACCGTCATTGCCCTCATCGAGCGCTTCTACGATCCGCTCGCCGGCAAGGTGATGATCGACGGCAGGGACATCCGGCGGCTCAACCTCAAGTCCCTTCGCCTCAAGATCGGGCTGGTGCAGCAGGAGCCCGTGCTGTTCGCCACCAGCATCCTGGAGAACATCGCCTACGGGAAGGacggcgcgacggaggaggaggtggtggaggccgccAAGGCGGCCAACGTGCACGGCTTCGTCAGCGCGCTCCCCGACGGGTACCGGACCCCcgtgggcgagcgcggcgtGCAGCTCTCCGGCGGGCAGAAGCAGCGCATCGCCATCGCGCGCGCGGTGCTCAAGGACCccgccgtgctgctgctggaCGAGGCGACCAGCGCGCTGGACGCCGAGTCCGAGTGCGTGCTGCAGGAGGCGCTGGAGCGCATCATGAAGGGACGCACGGCGGTGCTGGTGGCGCACCGGCTGTCCACGATCCGGGGCGTGGACTCCATCGCCGTCGTGCAGGACGGGCGCGTGGTGGAGCAGGGCAGCCACGGGGACCTCGTGTCCAGGCCCGACGGCGCCTACTCgaggctgctgcagctgcagctacaCCACGGCTGA